Proteins found in one Muntiacus reevesi chromosome 2, mMunRee1.1, whole genome shotgun sequence genomic segment:
- the YTHDF1 gene encoding YTH domain-containing family protein 1 isoform X2, translated as MSATSVDPQRTKGQDNKVQNGSLHQKDTVHDNDFEPYLSGQSNQSNSYPSMADPYLSSYYPPSIGFPYSLNEAPWSTGGDPPIPYLTTYGQLSNGDHHFVHDAVFGQPGGLGSNIYQHRFNFFPENPAFSAWGTSGSQGQQAQSSAYGNSYTYPPSSLGGTIVDGQTGFHGDTLNKAPGMNSLEQGMVGLKIGDVTTSAVKTVGSVVSSVAMTGILSGNGGTSVPLPVSKPTSWAAIASKPAKPQPKMKAKSGPAIGGALPPPPIKHNMDIGTWDNKGSVPKASAPQQVPASSAAPQLQPAMQPLPAQPPLPAPPQHTAPQQLPQTRWVAPRSRNAAFGQAGGPGSDSNSPGSAQPSMTPSAESHPVLEKLKAAHSYNPKEFDWNLKSGRVFIIKSYSEDDVHRSIKYSLWCSTEHGNRRLDSAFRALGSKGPVYLLFSVNGSGHFCGVAEMKSPVDYGTSAGVWSQDKWKGKFDVKWIFVKDVPNSQLRHIRLENNDNKPVTNSRDTQEVPLEKARQVLRIIASYRHSTSIFDDFSHYERRQEEEEVVRKERQSRSKQ; from the exons AGTAACAGTTACCCCTCCATGGCCGACCCCTACCTGTCCAGCTATTACCCACCATCCATCGGATTCCCCTATTCCCTCAACGAGGCACCATGGTCTACAGGAGGGGACCCTCCAATCCCCTACCTCACCACCTACGGACAGCTCAGTAACGGAGACCACCACTTCGTGCACGATGCCGTTTTCGGGCAGCCTGGGGGACTGGGGAGCAACATCTACCAGCACAGGTTCaattttttccctgaaaatcCTGCCTTTTCAGCCTGGGGAACAAGTGGGTCTCAGGGTCAACAGGCTCAGAGTTCAGCGTATGGAAACAGCTACACCTACCCGCCGAGCTCCTTGGGTGGCACAATTGTGGACGGACAGACAGGCTTTCACGGTGATACTCTCAACAAGGCACCAGGAATGAAcagcctggagcagggcatggtgGGCCTGAAGATTGGGGATGTCACCACCTCTGCGGTCAAGACAGTAGGGTCAGTCGTCAGCAGTGTGGCCATGACGGGCATCCTTTCTGGCAATGGTGGGACCAGTGTGCCCCTGCCGGTATCGAAGCCGACCTCATGGGCTGCCATTGCCAGCAAACCTGCCAAACCACAACCGAAAATGAAGGCCAAGAGTGGGCCTGCCATCGGGGGGGCGCTGCCCCCGCCACCTATTAAACATAATATGGACATTGGTACTTGGGACAACAAGGGGTCTGTGCCCAAAGCCTCGGCCCCCCAGCAGGTGCCAGCCTCCTCGGCGGCCCCCCAGCTCCAGCCGGCCATGCAACCTCTTCCCGCCCAACCTCCCCTTCCGGCCCCACCACAGCACACGGCCCCTCAGCAGCTGCCCCAGACCCGCTGGGTTGCCCCTCGCAGCAGAAATGCGGCGTTTGGGCAGGCCGGGGGCCCCGGCAGTGACAGTAACTCCCCTGGGAGCGCCCAGCCCAGCATGACCCCGAGCGCAGAGTCCCACCCCGTCTTAGAAAAACTGAAAGCCGCCCACAGCTACAACCCCAAGGAGTTTGACTGGAACCTGAAGAGCGGGCGCGTGTTCATCATCAAGAGTTACTCAGAGGATGACGTGCACCGCTCTATCAAGTATTCGCTTTGGTGTAGCACAGAGCATGGCAACCGGCGACTGGACAGTGCCTTCCGTGCCCTGGGCAGCAAGGGGCCCGTCTACCTGCTCTTCAGCGTCAATGGCAGTGGCCATTTCTGCGGGGTGGCCGAGATGAAGTCGCCTGTGGACTACGGCACCAGCGCCGGGGTCTGGTCCCAGGACAAGTGGAAGGGCAAGTTCGACGTGAAGTGGATCTTCGTGAAGGACGTGCCCAACAGCCAGCTGCGGCACATCCGACTGGAAAACAACGACAACAAGCCGGTCACCAACTCGCGTGACACCCAAGAGGTACCCCTGGAGAAGGCGCGGCAGGTGCTGCGGATCATCGCCTCCTACAGGCACAGCACCTCCATCTTCGATGACTTCTCCCACTATGAGAGgcgccaggaggaggaggaggtggtgcGCAAG GAACGGCAGAGTCGAAGCAAGCAGTGA
- the YTHDF1 gene encoding YTH domain-containing family protein 1 isoform X1: MKHVGHQRGPPVRSHVRPAANQRTKGQDNKVQNGSLHQKDTVHDNDFEPYLSGQSNQSNSYPSMADPYLSSYYPPSIGFPYSLNEAPWSTGGDPPIPYLTTYGQLSNGDHHFVHDAVFGQPGGLGSNIYQHRFNFFPENPAFSAWGTSGSQGQQAQSSAYGNSYTYPPSSLGGTIVDGQTGFHGDTLNKAPGMNSLEQGMVGLKIGDVTTSAVKTVGSVVSSVAMTGILSGNGGTSVPLPVSKPTSWAAIASKPAKPQPKMKAKSGPAIGGALPPPPIKHNMDIGTWDNKGSVPKASAPQQVPASSAAPQLQPAMQPLPAQPPLPAPPQHTAPQQLPQTRWVAPRSRNAAFGQAGGPGSDSNSPGSAQPSMTPSAESHPVLEKLKAAHSYNPKEFDWNLKSGRVFIIKSYSEDDVHRSIKYSLWCSTEHGNRRLDSAFRALGSKGPVYLLFSVNGSGHFCGVAEMKSPVDYGTSAGVWSQDKWKGKFDVKWIFVKDVPNSQLRHIRLENNDNKPVTNSRDTQEVPLEKARQVLRIIASYRHSTSIFDDFSHYERRQEEEEVVRKERQSRSKQ; encoded by the exons AGTAACAGTTACCCCTCCATGGCCGACCCCTACCTGTCCAGCTATTACCCACCATCCATCGGATTCCCCTATTCCCTCAACGAGGCACCATGGTCTACAGGAGGGGACCCTCCAATCCCCTACCTCACCACCTACGGACAGCTCAGTAACGGAGACCACCACTTCGTGCACGATGCCGTTTTCGGGCAGCCTGGGGGACTGGGGAGCAACATCTACCAGCACAGGTTCaattttttccctgaaaatcCTGCCTTTTCAGCCTGGGGAACAAGTGGGTCTCAGGGTCAACAGGCTCAGAGTTCAGCGTATGGAAACAGCTACACCTACCCGCCGAGCTCCTTGGGTGGCACAATTGTGGACGGACAGACAGGCTTTCACGGTGATACTCTCAACAAGGCACCAGGAATGAAcagcctggagcagggcatggtgGGCCTGAAGATTGGGGATGTCACCACCTCTGCGGTCAAGACAGTAGGGTCAGTCGTCAGCAGTGTGGCCATGACGGGCATCCTTTCTGGCAATGGTGGGACCAGTGTGCCCCTGCCGGTATCGAAGCCGACCTCATGGGCTGCCATTGCCAGCAAACCTGCCAAACCACAACCGAAAATGAAGGCCAAGAGTGGGCCTGCCATCGGGGGGGCGCTGCCCCCGCCACCTATTAAACATAATATGGACATTGGTACTTGGGACAACAAGGGGTCTGTGCCCAAAGCCTCGGCCCCCCAGCAGGTGCCAGCCTCCTCGGCGGCCCCCCAGCTCCAGCCGGCCATGCAACCTCTTCCCGCCCAACCTCCCCTTCCGGCCCCACCACAGCACACGGCCCCTCAGCAGCTGCCCCAGACCCGCTGGGTTGCCCCTCGCAGCAGAAATGCGGCGTTTGGGCAGGCCGGGGGCCCCGGCAGTGACAGTAACTCCCCTGGGAGCGCCCAGCCCAGCATGACCCCGAGCGCAGAGTCCCACCCCGTCTTAGAAAAACTGAAAGCCGCCCACAGCTACAACCCCAAGGAGTTTGACTGGAACCTGAAGAGCGGGCGCGTGTTCATCATCAAGAGTTACTCAGAGGATGACGTGCACCGCTCTATCAAGTATTCGCTTTGGTGTAGCACAGAGCATGGCAACCGGCGACTGGACAGTGCCTTCCGTGCCCTGGGCAGCAAGGGGCCCGTCTACCTGCTCTTCAGCGTCAATGGCAGTGGCCATTTCTGCGGGGTGGCCGAGATGAAGTCGCCTGTGGACTACGGCACCAGCGCCGGGGTCTGGTCCCAGGACAAGTGGAAGGGCAAGTTCGACGTGAAGTGGATCTTCGTGAAGGACGTGCCCAACAGCCAGCTGCGGCACATCCGACTGGAAAACAACGACAACAAGCCGGTCACCAACTCGCGTGACACCCAAGAGGTACCCCTGGAGAAGGCGCGGCAGGTGCTGCGGATCATCGCCTCCTACAGGCACAGCACCTCCATCTTCGATGACTTCTCCCACTATGAGAGgcgccaggaggaggaggaggtggtgcGCAAG GAACGGCAGAGTCGAAGCAAGCAGTGA
- the YTHDF1 gene encoding YTH domain-containing family protein 1 isoform X3, with translation MADPYLSSYYPPSIGFPYSLNEAPWSTGGDPPIPYLTTYGQLSNGDHHFVHDAVFGQPGGLGSNIYQHRFNFFPENPAFSAWGTSGSQGQQAQSSAYGNSYTYPPSSLGGTIVDGQTGFHGDTLNKAPGMNSLEQGMVGLKIGDVTTSAVKTVGSVVSSVAMTGILSGNGGTSVPLPVSKPTSWAAIASKPAKPQPKMKAKSGPAIGGALPPPPIKHNMDIGTWDNKGSVPKASAPQQVPASSAAPQLQPAMQPLPAQPPLPAPPQHTAPQQLPQTRWVAPRSRNAAFGQAGGPGSDSNSPGSAQPSMTPSAESHPVLEKLKAAHSYNPKEFDWNLKSGRVFIIKSYSEDDVHRSIKYSLWCSTEHGNRRLDSAFRALGSKGPVYLLFSVNGSGHFCGVAEMKSPVDYGTSAGVWSQDKWKGKFDVKWIFVKDVPNSQLRHIRLENNDNKPVTNSRDTQEVPLEKARQVLRIIASYRHSTSIFDDFSHYERRQEEEEVVRKERQSRSKQ, from the exons ATGGCCGACCCCTACCTGTCCAGCTATTACCCACCATCCATCGGATTCCCCTATTCCCTCAACGAGGCACCATGGTCTACAGGAGGGGACCCTCCAATCCCCTACCTCACCACCTACGGACAGCTCAGTAACGGAGACCACCACTTCGTGCACGATGCCGTTTTCGGGCAGCCTGGGGGACTGGGGAGCAACATCTACCAGCACAGGTTCaattttttccctgaaaatcCTGCCTTTTCAGCCTGGGGAACAAGTGGGTCTCAGGGTCAACAGGCTCAGAGTTCAGCGTATGGAAACAGCTACACCTACCCGCCGAGCTCCTTGGGTGGCACAATTGTGGACGGACAGACAGGCTTTCACGGTGATACTCTCAACAAGGCACCAGGAATGAAcagcctggagcagggcatggtgGGCCTGAAGATTGGGGATGTCACCACCTCTGCGGTCAAGACAGTAGGGTCAGTCGTCAGCAGTGTGGCCATGACGGGCATCCTTTCTGGCAATGGTGGGACCAGTGTGCCCCTGCCGGTATCGAAGCCGACCTCATGGGCTGCCATTGCCAGCAAACCTGCCAAACCACAACCGAAAATGAAGGCCAAGAGTGGGCCTGCCATCGGGGGGGCGCTGCCCCCGCCACCTATTAAACATAATATGGACATTGGTACTTGGGACAACAAGGGGTCTGTGCCCAAAGCCTCGGCCCCCCAGCAGGTGCCAGCCTCCTCGGCGGCCCCCCAGCTCCAGCCGGCCATGCAACCTCTTCCCGCCCAACCTCCCCTTCCGGCCCCACCACAGCACACGGCCCCTCAGCAGCTGCCCCAGACCCGCTGGGTTGCCCCTCGCAGCAGAAATGCGGCGTTTGGGCAGGCCGGGGGCCCCGGCAGTGACAGTAACTCCCCTGGGAGCGCCCAGCCCAGCATGACCCCGAGCGCAGAGTCCCACCCCGTCTTAGAAAAACTGAAAGCCGCCCACAGCTACAACCCCAAGGAGTTTGACTGGAACCTGAAGAGCGGGCGCGTGTTCATCATCAAGAGTTACTCAGAGGATGACGTGCACCGCTCTATCAAGTATTCGCTTTGGTGTAGCACAGAGCATGGCAACCGGCGACTGGACAGTGCCTTCCGTGCCCTGGGCAGCAAGGGGCCCGTCTACCTGCTCTTCAGCGTCAATGGCAGTGGCCATTTCTGCGGGGTGGCCGAGATGAAGTCGCCTGTGGACTACGGCACCAGCGCCGGGGTCTGGTCCCAGGACAAGTGGAAGGGCAAGTTCGACGTGAAGTGGATCTTCGTGAAGGACGTGCCCAACAGCCAGCTGCGGCACATCCGACTGGAAAACAACGACAACAAGCCGGTCACCAACTCGCGTGACACCCAAGAGGTACCCCTGGAGAAGGCGCGGCAGGTGCTGCGGATCATCGCCTCCTACAGGCACAGCACCTCCATCTTCGATGACTTCTCCCACTATGAGAGgcgccaggaggaggaggaggtggtgcGCAAG GAACGGCAGAGTCGAAGCAAGCAGTGA